In the Eptesicus fuscus isolate TK198812 chromosome 22, DD_ASM_mEF_20220401, whole genome shotgun sequence genome, ATGCCGCtggcggccggggcgggggagtCGGCGGTCATCGCCTGCCGCGTGGCCCAGGGCCTCAGCCAGGTACGGCGACGGCGCGGAGCCTGAGCCGCTCCCCGCGCACGCGCGTGCCGGCGAGGACCCGCCTCTGCGTCTCATTGCAGGGGACGATGCTGGTGGCTCAGCACACCGTCTGGACCAAGTGGGCGCCTCCGTCGGAACGAGGCCGACTGACCTCTCTGAGTCTGTCAGGTAACGGCTACGCGCCGAGATGCTCCCATCCCGTGGTTATCTCGTGGCGAGCTTATctcaacagagagagagagagagtaaatatTCTTTTCGTTccctttttaaacatatttttattggtttcaaagaggaagggagagggggagagagaaacatcagtgatgagagagaatcatggatcagctgcctcctgcacgccccacactggggatggagcccacaacccgggcctgttccctgacggggaatcgaaccctgacctcctggttcttaggccaatgctcagcccctgagccctgcGGCTCGGCTCTCCTTTGCTTCTGATGCGGGTCGCCGCCCCCAGGAGCCCTCTTGTCTCGCCGTTTCGACGTCCCGACGCCGGTGCTCACGAGGCCCGTTCTCTGTGCCCCGTTAGGGCTGATGCTGGGACCCTCCCTGGCCCTGTGTGTGACTGGGCTCATCTGTCAGTCCCTGGGCTGGCCCATGGTCTTCTACATCTTCGGTGAGTCTCCTGCGAAATCCCTGTCCTTGTTCAGCCTTTAAGACAAAGTTAGAAAGAATAACGGGAGAGGATTTGATGTTGGGTGGGGGGCACCCGGTGCAAGATACAGATCTGGTAACATGGAAACCCACACGTCATGTCGACCCACGTCACCCCAatccatttaataaattaattaacataaaaataagaacTGAATAAATATAACTTACCTGAATTCAATGATGTTAGAAATGATGCATTtcatgaaggaaagagaaatgtcaacattcgttggtttcttttttttttttttaatatatttttattgatttcagagaggaagggagagatagaaacatcaaggatgagagagaatccttgattggctgcctcctgcgcgcctcccaatggggatggagcctgtaaccaccggcatgtgccctgaccaagaatcgaactgtgacctcctggttcataggtcaatgcccaaccactgagccacaccagcagggctctctctctctctctctctctctctctctctctccttgtatctctctctctctttctctctatctctatcacacacacacacacacccacacacacacacacacaccctccactctctctaaaaattgatgggGAAAATCTAcccgggtgaggatttaaaaacagtgTGAGCCTGTTGCAAAGTCTCAGAAGAGAAGGCGGAGGCCCAGTTTCGTGCCCGCCCTGGGAAGGGCCGGTGTAGAGACGCACCGGAGGGAAGCAGCCGGCTCTCACGGCGCTGCCTCCACAGGGGCCGGCGGCTGCGCCCTGAGCCTCTGCTGGTTCCTTCTGTTTCACGACGACCCCAAGGGCCACCCGTGCATCAGCCCCGGGGAGAAGGAGCTCATCGCGTCCTCCCTCGTCGAGCAGGTAAACGCCGACGCCTTACCTCCAGGTCCCGAGCCAGGGGAGCGTGACCTGCTGGTCCCCACGTGCTGATGACGGATGATGGGCTTCTTCCCAGGTGGGCTCCGCGGGAAAATCCGTGCCCATCCGGGCCGTGCTCAAGTCTCTGCCCGTCTGGGCCATTTCCCTCGGCTGTTTTGCTTTCTCCTGGACAAATCACGTCATGTTTTTGTACTTGCCAACATTCATCAGCTCCAAGCTCCACGTTAACGTGAGAGAGGTCAGTATCCCCTCCGTTCTCTTTTctttagatatagatagatagatagatagatatagatagatagatagatagatagttgatagatagatagagatagatatatattgacttcagagaggaagggagagggagagagagagaaacatcaatggtgagagagaatcatggatcggctgccttctgccctgaccagaatcgaaccctgacctcctggttcaaaggtcgaggctcaaccactgaaccacatcagctgggctgttTCCAATTGTTCTCATCTCTGTCATGTTCCCAGGGCCAGCATGTCCCACTCTCGGCGTAGTCTTCCTCTTACTACCTGCCCAGTCATTTCAGGTCCTgtgacactaaaaataaaaataaaaatagacggATGGTGACAAGGGCTTCCGACCTCCAAACGACTGTCCTCTTTCTTGGGGGCGTGGGGCCCCAGCACGCACGTGGGCGTTGGGCGCTGATGGTTTCACAGATGACGGCGCCCATTTCAgatactgaattttttaaataattctttattgttgaaaatattgcatatgtccccttttcccccacggactcctccagcccgcccccgccccaggcccgccccgcccgttgtccatgtccatgggccatgcatagcTAGCTGCacacaaggtccttggttgatctcctcccacccacccgccctgcctcccctctgaggttcCGCACTCCATTCCACGCTTccgtgtctctggatccactccgttcaccagtttattttgttacttagattccacataagagtgagatTTACGGTATTTGTCTccctctgactgtcttatttcactcagcatgatatgCTCCAGGGAAAGAGGTTGacttttcacagctgcatagtattccctggtgtgaatgcaccacagcttttttcttttttttaaataaatgtatttttactttggCATTCtagcaaagtttttttttaatatattttattgatttttttacagagaggaagggagagagatagagagctagaaacaccaatgagagagaaacattgatcagctgcctcctgcacaacccccactggggatgtgcctgcaaccaaggtacatgcccttgaccggaatcgaacctgggacccttcagtctgcaggctgacgctctatccactgagccaaacccggtTACGGctgcaccacagctttttaccCACTCGTCTGCCGATGGGCCCCTGGATGGCTTCCAGGTCTGAGCTATCCCAGACGCTGAAGGTCAGTGGGCGGCGAGTCCTCTGTGGCACAGGCTCTCACGATACGTGTCCTCCCCAGAACGGGCTGCTGTCCGCCCTCCCCCATCTgtgctgctggctcctgggcatcCTCGCGGGGCACGTGTCCGACGGCTTCCTGTCCAGGAAGATGCTCAGCTTGCTCACCGTCCGAAAGCTCTTCACCGCGCTGGGTAAGTGACGGCCCAGACCAGTCCAgctctggtggggggggggctccccaCACGTCCAGGACGCACCTGACCGTGTCGcccgcctgcccaggcctcctcctgcccGCCGTCTTCGTGGTGGGCCTGCTCTACCTGGGCCCCGGCTTTCACGGCACCGTCACGTGCCTCACGCTGGCCAGCGCCACACTGGGCTTCTGCGTCAGCGGGATAGTGATCAACCCCCTGGACATCGCCCCCAGGTAGGGGTCACCTTCCCCTGCTTGGCTGCATCCCCGCTCTCGGGGTGTTTAAGATGGCGGCGGTTCTGGAGTTTGCGGCCAGCTTGCCGAAAGTCCGACTCTGCGAGGCTTGGCTGCTCGGTCGCTGCTGCTGTTGTGCGCACGTCTTACATCCTGAACCCTCCCGACAAGCGAGGAGTATTTATCTTCTCACTAAGGAGGCCGGGGTTCAGGCGCTTCCTTGTTGTCCTAAGAGCTCACCGCCGGTTTGGGGTCGTacccaggatttttaaaaaatatattgttattgatttcagagaggaaaggagagggagagagagaaacatcaatgatgagagagaatcactgatcggctgcctcctgcacgccccacactggggatggagcctgcaacccgggcctgtgccctgcccgggaatggaagggtgacctcctggttcataggtcaatgctcaacccctgagccaggcggGCTGGGCCACGTTGTTCTTAGTGGTGCCGGTGCTCCTTGGAGAACATAGGTCCGAGATGAACCGGACTCCCCGGAGCTGTGTGAAGCAGAGGCCCGTGGAGAGGCAAGCTCGGCCGAGCGTGGTCCCCGCTGCCGCAGCTGAAGAATCTCACCCGTGTGTCCACTGGATTGACTCAGTTCCAAGACCCTCCCCAGAACTGCCCGCAGCGCCCGGTTATCTGGAATTGTCCGAAGACATAAAAGCGGTCTTTTACGTAGAACGCACAAGCCAACGGAGCCACGCGCTTCAAAAAACAGCCGCGCTGAGCACCTGTCCACAGATAGGCCACGGAAATGATGAGCAGCCACCACGCTAGGTCTTCTCATCCCCTGGAGATCAATATTCTAAATCTCTGTGCCTCCTCGCGTCGTACAACACGACGCAGGATTTGAGAAAGCGGTTGGACTTCCGCGTAGGGTTGCACAGGGAGAGGATGATTGACGGCTCAGCTGGGAAAGGCCTGAGAAGGCCAGTAAAGCACCAAACGTGCTCACCGACGGGCCGAGAGGTCAATGAGGCCGCCGAGACCAGGGCACGCACCTGGGCGAGGCGCGGCGTGCTGGCAGCGCCCACCGCGCTCTCTCGGTTACCCTTTGCCGGTTCTGGGACGTGGCAAAGGCTGGTGTCCCGGGTTGGGCCCTGGCGGAAGGCTCTGCCCTGGAGAGGGACTCGCCCAGCACCCGGGCGTTGCTCAGGGCGGCAGCGACAAAGTTAAACATTAAGGGAACTGAAACACAAGGTCAGCTTTTCTCCCGAAGATGTGTGCTGAATTCTGAAGTTCGCGGGGGCAAGGGGCAGCAAACCCGAGCGCAAGCCCTgcgaggagcagggggagaggagaaCCTCCCACGGAACGCGGGGGTAGAGGCGTGTCTCTCGCGTGTCTCAGCGGTGAGCCTGGCATCTGACGCTGCAGCCGGGACCGGCGATCCCGCTGCTTGGGGGCTGCCACGGGGCCAGTCGCTCTGGGGTTGTGGGACTGACCAGGTGCACAGTCCTTCCATGTTGATGAACCCCAAACCACGCCCATGACCAACACGCATCCCCTCTGCATCCCCCGCTGTGTGTGCAGACTTCCTAACCCATGTGGCTTCCAGCCCAGCACGGCCTCATTTTCTCAACATCATTTACTATCGAGGCCCACCGTCCCCACTGCAGTGTAACCAGAAAGTTATCGCAACCACCGTCTCCAtctgatatcttttttaaaatatgcatgtttttttattgatttcaggtgaagggagaaagagagcgagagcgagagcgagagagagagagagagagagagagagaaatcaatgatgagaatcattgaatggctgcctcctgcatgccccacactggggatcaagcccactacctgggccaggaatcgaacctgtaacctcctggttcataagtctggttcataggtcgacactcaaccactgagccacagggcctCTGTCTGATATCTCAGTGGCGTTTGAGGAGGAGAATGGGAGATTCAGGAGACCAACAGCTAACTTTCTTAAACCTCATCTTGAACCAAATGAGGCTGAAGCTTTAAAAATACACCTGCGTGCTGTCCTTCTCTTTTGTTCAGATACTACGGGTTTCTGAAAGGAGTCACGGTTCTCATCGGAATGACGGGGGGACTCATTTCGTCCACTCTGGCGGGGATAATCCTCAATCAGGTAAGAAAGGAATCGTGCGGTCCTGGGTGATCAGTAcagcctggccgggtggctctgCCTTAATCACACGTCACCAGACGCTCAGAGAAACAAGGTGTCCTGTGAGAGGAGGGAGGATGTCACAGAACCAGACCCTCAGGATCCGGTGCTCAGAGACCCTGGAAACGCATCTGAGGTTTAAGGACATAAAAGAGAGGATCGAAACTACAAACACGAAACGTGAGATttgatccaaaaaaaaaatatacaaagatcaCCTCTGGCCATGACAACTGTAACACTGAGGTCAGGAATTCCGAGGAACTCCGGCCAAACGGAGAATGAGCGGGGTTTCCGCTCCCCGGAGCGGAGGGACAGATCGGGGTGTCTgtcgggtggggaggggggtgtgctgCCCCCCGGCTCCTCCCTCCGCCCGTGTGGTGAGGGGGCCTGCGTGGGGCCCGTCTTCGTGTTCGTGTTTTAAATGCTGCGGACacggccatgcccggccacgcgtCTTCATTCGCACTTGCATCCCGCAGGACCCGGAGGCCGCCTGGTCCACCATCTTCCTCCTCATGGCGGCTGTCAACGTGAGCAGCCTCCTCTTCTACCTGGTCTTCGCCGCGGCCGACgtgcaggcctgggcccaggagaAGCAGCTCACCCGCCTCTGAGGGtaagggggtgggtggtgggcggggtgCGAGCGGGCGGCCACCCTGTCCGGGGCGCCGGGCGCGGGGCTCTGGGCGTGACCGCGGCTCTGGCTGTTCCGGGCGTTTCTTCGGTGGCAGCTGCGCCCGCCGTCTGCTGGGGGTTTGGACACGATCTCTCGGGGGCTCTCAGCCCCCCTCCCACGGTCCTGGCTTCCTCTCTCGCCTGGGCGAGCAGTTGTCCTCCGGCCCGATGCTCTCACCGGGACCACGGAAGGTGACTGGTCTCCGTGTCCACAACACGTCCGGGGCCACACGCGTGGGTTTCCACACCGAGCGGCTCTCCAGTCTCTGCAGACGCCAGCGGGGAGCCCTCCGATGTCACTCAGACGCCGACTGCCCAGAGGTCGTCCAGACCCCCCGGTTCAGGGCTGCGTCCCCCCGACTGCCCTGGCGTCAGACACGGACCGGGGTGGCGGTGCCCGACGTCCCCGCACTCCTGTTGCTGCCACGACCCGCTCCTCGGTTTGACAATCTGCTGGAACGACTCACAGGACAGAGGGGACAGATGACTCACTAGCATCGTTTGTGACGAAGGATGTAACTGAGAAACAGCCAAGCGGGAAGGta is a window encoding:
- the LOC103291291 gene encoding sodium-dependent phosphate transport protein 1, with protein sequence MDDRSPSGRAPGCGSLRCGLALLLHFCNVSMMSQRACLSLTMVAMVNGTGPQGPPNTSTPEPLDDIKNPVYNWSPQTQGVILSSVTYGMLLTQVPVGYLSGIYPVKNMVGSALLLSSLLSLLMPLAAGAGESAVIACRVAQGLSQGTMLVAQHTVWTKWAPPSERGRLTSLSLSGLMLGPSLALCVTGLICQSLGWPMVFYIFGAGGCALSLCWFLLFHDDPKGHPCISPGEKELIASSLVEQVGSAGKSVPIRAVLKSLPVWAISLGCFAFSWTNHVMFLYLPTFISSKLHVNVRENGLLSALPHLCCWLLGILAGHVSDGFLSRKMLSLLTVRKLFTALGLLLPAVFVVGLLYLGPGFHGTVTCLTLASATLGFCVSGIVINPLDIAPRYYGFLKGVTVLIGMTGGLISSTLAGIILNQDPEAAWSTIFLLMAAVNVSSLLFYLVFAAADVQAWAQEKQLTRL